The Acidimicrobiia bacterium genome includes a window with the following:
- a CDS encoding alpha/beta hydrolase, translated as MKGKDMTTQQLDLTGGTIAFDDSGGSGPLVVMLPGAGDVRDEYRFVAPDLVAGGARVVTMDLRGHGDSSANWPGYGMADTAADLVALINHLGAGPATVVATSFSPAAALWAAADRPNLVGRLVLISAHLEAAPAWQNIPLGLMLRGPFAGKLWAGQFRKWHPAAPPADLDEQATALAKMMGDPQRRKAVRETLTAHRNGLPERIARVDVPTLVVMGGADSHFKDPAAVGASIATETGGKLHVVPDAGHYPHVEFPGQVVAAIADFLTDAPS; from the coding sequence ATGAAGGGAAAAGACATGACAACCCAGCAGCTCGATCTGACCGGCGGAACGATCGCCTTCGACGACAGCGGCGGTAGCGGCCCGCTCGTGGTGATGCTTCCCGGCGCTGGTGACGTTCGCGACGAGTACCGATTCGTGGCGCCCGATCTCGTGGCCGGTGGCGCCCGCGTAGTGACCATGGACCTGCGGGGGCACGGCGACTCATCGGCGAACTGGCCGGGGTACGGGATGGCCGACACGGCGGCCGATCTGGTTGCGCTCATCAATCACCTCGGTGCGGGCCCGGCGACCGTAGTAGCAACGTCGTTCTCGCCGGCCGCGGCGCTGTGGGCAGCCGCCGACCGTCCCAACCTGGTGGGCCGGCTGGTACTCATCAGCGCGCACCTTGAGGCGGCACCAGCCTGGCAGAACATCCCTCTCGGCCTGATGCTGCGAGGACCATTCGCGGGAAAGCTGTGGGCCGGCCAGTTCCGAAAATGGCATCCAGCTGCGCCGCCCGCTGATCTCGATGAGCAGGCCACCGCCCTGGCCAAGATGATGGGAGACCCGCAACGGCGCAAGGCGGTACGGGAGACCTTGACCGCCCATCGGAACGGTCTGCCGGAGCGCATCGCCCGGGTAGACGTCCCAACGCTGGTAGTGATGGGTGGCGCCGACTCCCACTTCAAGGATCCGGCGGCAGTGGGCGCCTCGATCGCTACGGAAACTGGCGGCAAACTGCACGTGGTCCCCGATGCCGGCCACTACCCGCACGTCGAGTTTCCCGGCCAGGTGGTCGCTGCGATCGCCGACTTCCTCACCGACGCTCCCTCGTGA
- a CDS encoding DUF1295 domain-containing protein yields MVKENRRSLIGVTASIVIGALVVLAGSAGSRNVGSIAVFAVCGLLAYAINWAVFVPSNRAKTEQYFDLTGSVSYLTVTAVALALSGELDARAIIVGIMVSVWAIRLGSFLFRRVRRDGRDGRFDRIKTDPLRFFMTWSLQGLWVLLTLAAALAIITGHERKPIGWVALVGIAVWVAGFALESVADYQKSVFKRNPANAGRFITSGLWAWSRHPNYFGEIVLWAGIAVMALPVLSGWRWATLISPVFVVLLLTRVSGIPLLEDRAEKRWGGEAPYQEYTSRTPVLIPRAPR; encoded by the coding sequence ATGGTCAAAGAGAACCGAAGATCCCTCATCGGCGTTACGGCAAGCATCGTGATCGGCGCCTTGGTCGTGTTGGCCGGCAGCGCCGGCAGCCGAAATGTCGGCTCGATAGCCGTGTTTGCCGTATGCGGTCTTCTCGCCTATGCGATCAACTGGGCGGTGTTCGTGCCATCGAACCGGGCAAAGACCGAGCAATACTTCGATCTGACCGGCAGTGTCAGCTATCTCACCGTCACAGCAGTTGCTCTGGCGCTCAGCGGCGAACTCGACGCCCGGGCGATCATCGTTGGAATAATGGTATCCGTTTGGGCCATACGTCTTGGTTCGTTCCTGTTCCGCAGGGTACGACGGGACGGACGCGACGGCCGGTTCGATCGTATCAAGACCGACCCACTGCGGTTCTTCATGACCTGGAGCCTGCAGGGCCTCTGGGTACTGCTCACTTTGGCGGCAGCCCTGGCGATCATTACGGGCCACGAACGAAAGCCCATCGGTTGGGTTGCCCTGGTTGGCATCGCCGTGTGGGTTGCAGGGTTCGCGCTCGAGTCCGTTGCCGACTATCAGAAATCGGTCTTCAAACGGAATCCGGCCAACGCCGGCCGGTTCATTACGTCCGGGCTGTGGGCATGGTCACGTCATCCAAACTACTTCGGAGAGATCGTGCTCTGGGCCGGCATTGCCGTCATGGCGCTACCCGTCCTGTCGGGTTGGCGGTGGGCCACCTTGATCTCGCCGGTATTCGTCGTTCTGTTACTGACCCGGGTAAGCGGCATCCCGCTACTCGAGGACCGGGCCGAGAAGCGCTGGGGCGGCGAAGCGCCTTACCAGGAATACACGAGCCGGACCCCGGTCTTGATTCCTCGGGCACCGCGCTAG